In Rhodanobacter humi, the genomic stretch GCGCCACGCGCCACCACCTGACGGCCACGGCAAGGCAATGCGAGCCAAGTGGAGATATGGGGCAGGCTCTCGTGTACAAAGGCGGCATGAAGGCGATCGACACCCTGACCCCCTGCCCCTGCGGCAATCCCGCCGGCTACGGCGCCTGCTGCGGCCCGCTGCATGACGGCAACGTGATCGCCGCCAGCGCCGCGCAATTGATGCGCTCGCGCTACAGCGCCTACGTGCTCAAGCGCGAGGATTACCTGCTGGCCAGCTGGCACGCCGACACCCGCCCCGCCTCGCTGCGGCTGGCCGCGCAGCAGCCCGCGCCGACCTGGCTGGGACTGGACGTGCGCCGCGAGCAGCGCATCGACGACGAGCATGCGACCGTGGAGTTCGTGGCCCGCTACCGTCTCGGCAGCGGCCGTGCGCACCGCCAGCACGAGCTCAGCCGCTTCGTGCGTGAGGCGGGCCGCTGGTATTACGTCGACGGCGAGCTGATGTAGGAGCGCACCCTGTGCGCGATGGCTTTTCGCTCTGATCGAAGCATCAAAGCATTCGCGCACAGAGCCTGCCCCGGACTTGATCCGGGGGTGCGCTCCTACAGACCTAAAAACCCTGCACGCCGGCTGTGCGCAATTGGCCCGCCAAGGCTTGCACCTCGGGATGGGCGAAGAAGACAGCCAGTTGGCGCGCACGCGCCGCGCTGGCGCCGCGCGCACGCCAGTCGCCTTCGCCCAGCGCAGCCAACGTGGCCCAATCCTCTCCAGCATCCGCCGCGTCATCCGGCGCGCCGAGCGCGTGCAGCCAGTCACCGAACGGTCGCCCGCGTGCGTCGGCAAACGCCTGCGCCAGTGCTGCGGAGCGGCTCGCACCCAGCCCCGGCACCGCGGCGAGTTGCGTGGGCGTGAGCGTCAGCCAGTCCAGTAGGCCACGGACCACGCCGGCATCCGCCAGCGCCTGCCAGGTGCCCACGCTAACACCTGGCAGGCGCAGGCCTTGCTTTCCGCCCAACCAGGCCAGTCGCGCCTGGAATTGCTGTTCGCAGCCCGGCGTGGCTTGCCAGCAACTCAGCGGGCCATAACGGGCCAGATCGGGCGCATCCACCGCGGCACGCTGCGCCGCGCGCCACGCCACCGACTGCAGGCGCGGGATGGTCAGCCCCGCCAGCGCCACCTCGACCTGGTCGCCGGGGCGGATGTCCAGTGCCTGCCAGCGCTTGAACGAACCCACGCTGACCCGCTGCACGCGATGGTCGTCCAACTGCACGGGCGCCAGTTCCAGTACCGGCGTGATGCGCCCGCTGCGGCCGATGGTGAAGTTCACCGCACGCACCTCGGCCAGCGCGGAGGCGGCCGGGTATTTCCACGCCACCGCCCAGTCCGGCGGCCGCGCCTGCCAGGTGTCGGCCGACGGTCGATGGCCCTGGCGCAGCACCGTGCCGTCGGCGGCAAACGGCAACGCCTGGCGGTACCACTGCTCGCGCCAGCGCCTCGCTTCGTCGAGGCTCGCCACCGGTTGCGCGAGCGCCGCGCTGTCGGCGAAGCCCATCGTGGCGAGGCCGGCCAGTCGCGCCGGCATGTCGGCCGGGCCGCTGGGCCAGTCCCACACGAACAGGCCGATCTTCGCGGCGGTGGCGGCGTCCAGCGTGTTGCGCGCCAGCGCGCCGGCCACCGCCGAACGCGCATTGACGCCGCCGTCCTTGGCCTGCACGTGGCCGGGCAGGCGCCACACCAGCTCGCCCTGCAGCACCACGCGGGCTGGCGCCTGCAGCAGCTGCTTGGGGATCGCGTCTATCGCCTGCGCCAACGCGGTCCAGTCCGAACCATGCAGGCCGTCGCCGCGACTGACGGCCTGGCGCAGTCGGCCGTGCTCGTAGAGCAGGGTCACCGCCACGCCATCCGCCTTGGGCTGCACCCACAGGTCGCGGTTGCCGCGCGCACGCATCCACGCCTCGACCGCGGCGGCATCGGGCAACTTGGCCAGCCCGGTTTGTGCCACCGGCGAACCGACACGGCCACCGGCATCGCCCAGATGCGCCAGCGGCGCCGGCGCCTGTTCGGGGAAGCACCGGCTCCACGTCGCAAGCTGCTGCTCGGCCTGGTCGTAAACGGCGTCGCTCACCGACGAGTGGCCATCGACCCGATAGGCATGGTTCCAGCCGTCCAGCCTGTCGTGCAGCGCAGCCAGCTCCCGGCGGGCCTGCTCGGGCGACCAGTCGGGGCAGTCTGCCGCATGCACGAGACCGGCGCCCGACATGACCAGCAGCAACAACAGGCAAGCCGTGCGCATGTGACGCTCCCACCGTGAATGGCGCCGTCAACGCTAACCGTGCCACTGCATGGCGTCGGACAGCCTCGCGCGCGCCAGCGCGTAGGCGCGGGGCGTCAATCCACGGCGGCGCGCGGACCGAAGCTCAGCCGGCTTTCGCCGAGGAAGCGCCCCTCGGGGCCAAAGCGGCGTTCCTCGATCACGCCGCGCCCGTCATGGGCGATCGCCACCACGGTGCTGGCGCGGGTGCCGTAGTCGGTGCCGCGGATGAAAGCCGCGGACAGCCAGCGCTCGCGCTCCAGCCCGATGCCGGTGTCGGGCAACTCGGCATCCGACGCCTGCCGCTCGTCGGCGAGCGCGGCGAACAGCGGCGCGAAATCGTCCGCGTCGCCGGTCCCGGTCCATGCGGCGAGCCGCGCCATCAGCGCGCGCGTCTTCGGCCAGGGCGTGTTGAAGTCGGCATTCGACAAGCCGTGCACGCCGGGCGTCACTGCCTGTGCGCGCGCCTCGGGCCGGTTGCCGAGATAGAACGCGGCCTGCGCATCGAAGGTGAGCAGATTGAACGGACGGTAGTCCGCTGCCGCCGCCAGCAAGGTCTGCGCATGCGCCGTGGCGTCGTCGGCACCCACGAGATAGTCAGTGGCGAGCAGGCCGCGCGAGGCGCCCAGCTGCGGATCGCGCGGGTCGCGCACGTTGGTGACCACGCAACAACGCCCGGCGTCGGTGACGCCCAGCCAGGTGCCGCCGGCTTCGAGGTCGCGGCCGCCGGTGATCGGCAAATCGTCCCAGCGCGCCAGCGGCGCACTGGGCCGTGCGTGGAATTCGTCGCGGTTGCCGGCCAGCACGAGGCGCCAGCGCGGATGGGCCTGCCAGGCGAAGGCGATCAGACACATGGGTTCACCTCACGAAGTATCCGGGCAAGCATAGTCACTGCACCGTCGCTGCGACCCGGCAGCACATCAATGCCGTAGCGACGCATTGGCTTTGCGCACCGCTTCCACGAAGCCCGCGAACGGAATGTCGGTGATGCCGACCAGGCCGAAATGCGAGTTCTCGCCGTCGAGCAGGCGACCGGTCACCGGCTCGTCCGCGTATTCGAACCAGTGTGCCCCCACGATGTCGGGGTCGCCCACCGCCGCCTGCAGGTAGCGCGCATAGGCCGCGCCGCGCTGTTCCTCGTTCGCCACGGACACGACGCCCTTGCCGAACGGGCCGCGGTCGTCCGAGCCGAAATGGAATTCGGTGATCAACACCGGCCTGTCCAGCTTCTTCGCCAGCGCCGCGTCATAGCCGTGTTGCGGCACGTCGGCATAGACGTTGAAGCTCATCACGTCACAGTACCTGGCGCAGGCCGCGATGGCCTCGGGCGTGCTGACCGCGAAGCGGCTGCCGAGGTAGAGATGATGCGGATCGTGACTATGGATGGCCTCGGCGACGGTGCGGAAGAATTGCGCGGCGTAACGGCTCAGCCACGCACTGTAGTCGTCGGCGATGGCGGGGTGCGCTTCGTTCGGCTCGGGCGCGGGAAAATCGGTGGCGTCCAGCGCATCCCACGACGCCAGCGTGATGCCCCATGCCGCCGCGAGCTTGTCCGGCGTGCCGTACCTCTTCCTCAAGTCGGCGATGAAGGCCTGCTTGGCCGCGCTGCGCGCCTCGCCGTGCAAAGTGCCGACGGCCAGCGCCCAGCGCCCCTGCGGGCCGTATGCGGACCACGACAACTCGTTGTCGGCGAAATAGCCCAGCAACCAAGGATCGTCGCGCACGCCTTGCGCGGCCTTCGCCGCTGCCGCATCCGCCGCCTGCGCGAAGCGTGGATCGAACGGGTCGGGCATGCGGCCCCACCAGTCGTAACCGGTGGCGACATTGCCGAAGTCGCCGCGGATGTCCAGTTCGCGCGTGTACGGCAACTGGTGCAGCGCGCCCAGCGCGGGGTCGCTCCAGTTGGCGACGGTGTTGAAGCCCCAGGCCTTGAGCCGCGCCAGGGCGCGCATGCGCCAGGCGGCAAGCCAGTCCCGGCCATCCACGCGATACAGGTTGGCGGCGTAGAAGTCGAACCACTGTCCGTGGTCGCAGCAGCGGCCGGCGCCCGCGCCCTGCTGTGCGTTGCGGTTGTCGGCGTTGCCGTAAAACGCGGCCCACGTGCCGCTGTCCGGCGGCAGGTCGCGGAACATGGACGCGCGGCCCTGCACGTAGGTGCGGGTGTCGTCGGCCTTCACGGTGTTCACGCCCAGCGAGAAGAAGCCGTGGCCGCCGGGCGTGACCAGCCACCAGCGACCATCCGCCTTTTGCGTGTGGAACCAGCCGGTGGCCCGCAGACGGACGTCCAGACGTCCGCCGTAACGGTCCACGCCAGCCGCCGATGCGGCTGGCGGCGCGCGCTTCACGGCGGCACGCAACGCGGCATCGTCGGCGATCTTCTCCGGCCACGCCTCGCGCGTGTACTGGCCGTAGCGATCCACGATGTCGGTGTAGGCGTCGCGCAGCGCTGCCTCGCCCGCCACCACCTCGAACTTGCCGAACAGGATGGATTGCGCAGCCTGCGGCGCGGGCATGGAGAGCCGCACGTCGCGCACGCCGGAACGATCCAGCCCTCCCGCCACCGTGGTCGCCAGCAGCACCCGCCGGCCGCCATCCTCGAACGGCTTGGCCGGGCCCACCTGCATGCCGAAGGCCAGCGGCGAGGTGACGTGCAACGGAATCACCAGGGTCTGCGCGGGACCGGCTGGCAAGCCCACCACCGCATGCAGTTGCTGCTTCGCGTCGCGCCCGTCGATGTCCACCACCAGGGTGACCGCCCACGGCATCGCGTTCTGCACGCGCAGGTGCAGCTCGCCCTGCCCGCTCCAGTTCCACGCGCCTTGCGCAGGAGCGATCGTGATCTGCGGCTGCGCGGATGGCTGGAAGGTGTAGCGCCGCTGCTGCACACCGTCCTGCGCCGTCTCCGTCGCCACCGCGCGCGTCACCTGCTGCAAGCCGATGCGCGCTGTTGTCGGCGACGACGCCAGATCGACCACGTCTGTCGCCATCGCGTGGCTGGCGAACAAGGCAACAAAAGCGAACAACCAAGCCCGTTTCATGACGTGCGCATCCTCACGAAACTCATCAAACGCGATCACCCAGCCGCACTATCCGTTCACACTGAGCGTAGCTTGCGAAAGCAAGCGACGCGAGGAGCGGCCACGGATGGCCGCGCTTTGGTGAGCGAGGAAGTCGAAGCGCCAGCAGCCGACTGCCCTTCGACTCCGGTGCTGCGCACCTACGCTCAGGGCGAACGGAGTGAACGGCCCTGCCAGCGCCGCCACAGCCAGTACACCGGTGCACCCAACGCGATGATGACCAGGCTCATGCCCGCGTCGTGCGGCGAGGCGATCGCGGTGGCGACGATCACGCCCAGCACGGTGAGCACGAACACCAGCGGCAGCAGCGGGAACAGCGGCACGCGGTAGGGCGCGGGTTCGTCCACGAACTTCCAGCGGTACCAGAACAGCGTGCCGATGCCGAACGCATGGCCCAGCCACTCGCCCACCGTGGTGTAGTCCACCAGCTGACCGAAGTTGCCCCACAGCATCAGCACCACCGTCCACCCGCCCAGCAGCGCCAGCGCCACCTGCGGCGCGCGCGTGCGCGGGTCGATGTAGCCCACCGCCCGGAACAGCATGCCGTCCGCACCCATGGTCTGCAGCACGCGGGCACCGCCGGCGATCGCGATGCTGCAGTAGCCGAAGGTGGAGCAGGCGATGCCGACCGCCATCACCTTCGCGCCGGTTTCGCCGAACAGGCGGCGCATCAGGTCGGCCGCCGGCGCCTGGCTGGCGGCCAGCCCCGCGTGCCCCAGGCCGGTGAGGTAGGCCACGTTGGCCAGCACGTAGGCCAGCACCACGCCCAGCATGCCCAGCAGCAGGGCGCGCGGCAGCGTGCGCTGCGGATCGCGCACCTCGCCGGCGAGGTCGTTCAAGTAGTGGAAGCCGCCGTAGGTGAACAGCACCGGCAGCAGCGCGCCCACGAAGGCGCCGCTGGACACGTGCTGCGTGGCGTCCGCCGCCAGCACGCCGCCCAGGTGGCCGTGCGCCAGCGCCAGGCCCACCGCCACCAGCAGCGCGATCGCCGCCAGCTTCAGCACCGCGAAGATGTTCTGCATCAGCGCGCCGGCACGGATGCCGAACAGGTTCACGCCCACGATGAACACGATCGCCGCCACGCCCACCGGCTTCACCCACAGCAGCGGTAGGTCCACCGCCTTGCAGAAGTAGTCGGCAAACGTGGTCGCCACCGCCGCCACGCTGCCCGGGTAGTTGATCAGCGCCATCGTCCAGCCGAACAGGAAGGCCGGCAGCATGCCGAACGCTTCGCGCAGGTAGAGGTAGATGCCGCCCGCCTGCGGTCGCCGCGAGCCGAGCTCCGCGTAGCACAGCACGCCGGTGAGCGTGAGCAGGCCGCCCAGCACCCACAGCACCAGCAGCGGCAGGCCCGAGCTCGTGCGCTCGGCCACCGTCGCCGGCGTGCGGAAGATGCCGGCGCCGATCACGCCGCCGATCACGATCATCGCGCCGTCCCACACGCCGAGGCGGCGCAGGTACGAAGGGGAGCTGGTGGCTGTCGTCATCCGGCAACCTTGGCATGGCGGACGGGGGTTCGACCAGTCCCCGTGGACAGGGGGCTTGCCCGCCCGCTAGCAGCCTGTCGGACTTTGATGGTCGAGGCGAGAATTCGGTTGTGTGAGGGCCGGTTTTCGACAATTCGCCGCCCCATAGTGGTTCTATGGGGCAAGAAGTGGCGGAAATATGGACCACACGGCCGGATTCGCAGGCCGGCCGATCAAAGCTCGACAGGCTGCTAAACCCGGATCACGCTGCGCGCGGGGAATCCATGGAGGCGCGATGACCAGAACCACGACGTTGCTGTTCCTGCTGCTGATCGCCGCGGCGATCTGGCTGAGCTGGCGCCACTGGCAAAACGCCAAGGCCCTGCTGCAGGACTGGGCCGCCGCCAACGGCCTGCGCATCCTGCACGCAAAATCCAATGCGTTCTGGCTGGCCATGCCGCTGTCGATGTGGTTCACCACCTCGAAATATCAGATGGTCTACCGCATCTCGGCCTACGACGAATCCACCCACCGCATCCGCGAGGGCCTGGTACGGCTGGGCACGCCCATATGGGGCTTCATGAATCGCGGCGCGGTCGAGGTGTTCTGGGACGACCACTAATGCCGTGCGCGGCGCAGCACGCTCTCGACCAGGATCGCGAGCAGGCCCGCGGCGAGGATGACCGCATTCCAGCCGCGGCCCAGCTGCAGCAGCGGCAGCACGCGCCACGCCAGCAGCAGCCAGACCACGATGGCGAGCGCGTAGCGACCATCCTCGACGAACAGGCCCCACAGCTCCGTCAGCGCCGTGCGCAAGCCGTTCATCGCGCGAGCTCCTTCGCGCCGACGGCGGCGAGGCGACGACACGAAGCCACGCACAGCGCGGCCACCACGAGGAACGCACCGACCAGGCCGGGGATGGACCAGTCGCCACCCGGCCACGCGTAGCCCATGCCCTCGCCGGCCCAGAACGTGCCGAACGCGCAGAGCAGCACGCCCACCGCGAACTTCAGCGTGTTCTCCGGCACCCGCGCCAGCGGCCGATGCACCACCAATCCCAACGCCACCACCAGCAGCAGCGCGGCCAGCGCGCCCAGGCTGGCCGGCCACAGCAGGTCGGCGCGGCCGGCGCCGATGGCGAGCACGATGAACACCACCTCGACGCCTTCGAGCACCGTGCTCTTGAACGTCACCGCGAACGCAAGCTTGTCCAGGCCCGGCCGCGCGTCGCCCTGCTCGCGCAGCACCCGCATCTCGCGCCGGTAGATCGCTTCCTCGTCGTGCAGCGCCAGCACGCCGGCCGCGCGCAACACGGCCTTGCGCAGCCAGCGCATGCCGAACAGCAGCAGCAAGGCGCCCACCACCAGCTGGAAACCGTGCAAGGGGATGCGGGTGAGCACGTGACCGAGCAGCACCACCAGCAGCAGCAAGGCCAGCAGGCCCGTCGCACTGCCGGCCAGCGCGCTGCGCCAGCCGCGCGTGGCGCCCACCGCCAGCACCACGGTCAGCGCCTCCACGCATTCCACCAGCGAGGCGAGGAATGCGGCCAGCACGGTGGCGCCGGCATGGGTCCAGTCGATCGGCATGTTGGGCTCCGTCGCGGGGCGGGTACAGGCACGCAGCATACGCCCGCGCGATTGACAGCCGCCCCTCGCCGCCGAAGAATGCGCGCCATGCATCGCCTGCGCGATGCTTCCCTGTTGCGCCGGCGATTCGCGCCGCGCAGTCCGCGCCGAGGGGTGCTGCGACGGAGCGATCCGCCACGCTCGGCCCGCGATCCTCGAGACAAGGGCGCCCTCCATGCAGAGGGTTTTTATGTCCATCCAGCTTGCCCTTGCCACCGACGCCGACCATCCGGGCGTCCATCCCGACGACGCGCATGCCGTCGCCACGCTCGCACGCCTCGGCGTGCATGCCACGCCCTGCATGTGGAACGACCCCGCCGTGGACTGGACGCGCCACGACGCCGTGCTGATCCGCACCGTGTGGGACTACTTCAAGCACCATGCGCAGTTCCTGCACTGGCTGGACCGGCTCGACGCGCTGGCCGTGCCCACGATCAACGACAGCGCCCTGCTGCGCTGGAACAGCGACAAGCACTACCTGGCACAACTGGAATCGCTGGGCGTGGCCACCATTCCCACCCGCTTTCTGGCGCATGCCGAACTGCGCGACGCGCTGGCCGCGCAGGCGGGGCGCAACGTGGTGGTCAAGCCCAGCGTCAGCGGCGGTGCGTGGCGCACGGTGCGCGGCACCGCGGGCGATGTCGCCTTCGATCGCGCCGTGGCGGAACTACCGCCCGGCGATTACCTGCTGCAACCCTTCGTGCCGGCGGTGGTCGAGCAGGGCGAATGGTCGCTGCTGTTCTTCGGCGGCGAATTCAGCCACGCCGTCATC encodes the following:
- a CDS encoding YchJ family protein, which translates into the protein MKAIDTLTPCPCGNPAGYGACCGPLHDGNVIAASAAQLMRSRYSAYVLKREDYLLASWHADTRPASLRLAAQQPAPTWLGLDVRREQRIDDEHATVEFVARYRLGSGRAHRQHELSRFVREAGRWYYVDGELM
- the ligB gene encoding NAD-dependent DNA ligase LigB; the encoded protein is MRTACLLLLLVMSGAGLVHAADCPDWSPEQARRELAALHDRLDGWNHAYRVDGHSSVSDAVYDQAEQQLATWSRCFPEQAPAPLAHLGDAGGRVGSPVAQTGLAKLPDAAAVEAWMRARGNRDLWVQPKADGVAVTLLYEHGRLRQAVSRGDGLHGSDWTALAQAIDAIPKQLLQAPARVVLQGELVWRLPGHVQAKDGGVNARSAVAGALARNTLDAATAAKIGLFVWDWPSGPADMPARLAGLATMGFADSAALAQPVASLDEARRWREQWYRQALPFAADGTVLRQGHRPSADTWQARPPDWAVAWKYPAASALAEVRAVNFTIGRSGRITPVLELAPVQLDDHRVQRVSVGSFKRWQALDIRPGDQVEVALAGLTIPRLQSVAWRAAQRAAVDAPDLARYGPLSCWQATPGCEQQFQARLAWLGGKQGLRLPGVSVGTWQALADAGVVRGLLDWLTLTPTQLAAVPGLGASRSAALAQAFADARGRPFGDWLHALGAPDDAADAGEDWATLAALGEGDWRARGASAARARQLAVFFAHPEVQALAGQLRTAGVQGF
- a CDS encoding NRDE family protein — protein: MCLIAFAWQAHPRWRLVLAGNRDEFHARPSAPLARWDDLPITGGRDLEAGGTWLGVTDAGRCCVVTNVRDPRDPQLGASRGLLATDYLVGADDATAHAQTLLAAAADYRPFNLLTFDAQAAFYLGNRPEARAQAVTPGVHGLSNADFNTPWPKTRALMARLAAWTGTGDADDFAPLFAALADERQASDAELPDTGIGLERERWLSAAFIRGTDYGTRASTVVAIAHDGRGVIEERRFGPEGRFLGESRLSFGPRAAVD
- a CDS encoding beta-galactosidase gives rise to the protein MKRAWLFAFVALFASHAMATDVVDLASSPTTARIGLQQVTRAVATETAQDGVQQRRYTFQPSAQPQITIAPAQGAWNWSGQGELHLRVQNAMPWAVTLVVDIDGRDAKQQLHAVVGLPAGPAQTLVIPLHVTSPLAFGMQVGPAKPFEDGGRRVLLATTVAGGLDRSGVRDVRLSMPAPQAAQSILFGKFEVVAGEAALRDAYTDIVDRYGQYTREAWPEKIADDAALRAAVKRAPPAASAAGVDRYGGRLDVRLRATGWFHTQKADGRWWLVTPGGHGFFSLGVNTVKADDTRTYVQGRASMFRDLPPDSGTWAAFYGNADNRNAQQGAGAGRCCDHGQWFDFYAANLYRVDGRDWLAAWRMRALARLKAWGFNTVANWSDPALGALHQLPYTRELDIRGDFGNVATGYDWWGRMPDPFDPRFAQAADAAAAKAAQGVRDDPWLLGYFADNELSWSAYGPQGRWALAVGTLHGEARSAAKQAFIADLRKRYGTPDKLAAAWGITLASWDALDATDFPAPEPNEAHPAIADDYSAWLSRYAAQFFRTVAEAIHSHDPHHLYLGSRFAVSTPEAIAACARYCDVMSFNVYADVPQHGYDAALAKKLDRPVLITEFHFGSDDRGPFGKGVVSVANEEQRGAAYARYLQAAVGDPDIVGAHWFEYADEPVTGRLLDGENSHFGLVGITDIPFAGFVEAVRKANASLRH
- a CDS encoding APC family permease — its product is MTTATSSPSYLRRLGVWDGAMIVIGGVIGAGIFRTPATVAERTSSGLPLLVLWVLGGLLTLTGVLCYAELGSRRPQAGGIYLYLREAFGMLPAFLFGWTMALINYPGSVAAVATTFADYFCKAVDLPLLWVKPVGVAAIVFIVGVNLFGIRAGALMQNIFAVLKLAAIALLVAVGLALAHGHLGGVLAADATQHVSSGAFVGALLPVLFTYGGFHYLNDLAGEVRDPQRTLPRALLLGMLGVVLAYVLANVAYLTGLGHAGLAASQAPAADLMRRLFGETGAKVMAVGIACSTFGYCSIAIAGGARVLQTMGADGMLFRAVGYIDPRTRAPQVALALLGGWTVVLMLWGNFGQLVDYTTVGEWLGHAFGIGTLFWYRWKFVDEPAPYRVPLFPLLPLVFVLTVLGVIVATAIASPHDAGMSLVIIALGAPVYWLWRRWQGRSLRSP
- a CDS encoding COG4280 domain-containing protein yields the protein MPIDWTHAGATVLAAFLASLVECVEALTVVLAVGATRGWRSALAGSATGLLALLLLVVLLGHVLTRIPLHGFQLVVGALLLLFGMRWLRKAVLRAAGVLALHDEEAIYRREMRVLREQGDARPGLDKLAFAVTFKSTVLEGVEVVFIVLAIGAGRADLLWPASLGALAALLLVVALGLVVHRPLARVPENTLKFAVGVLLCAFGTFWAGEGMGYAWPGGDWSIPGLVGAFLVVAALCVASCRRLAAVGAKELAR
- a CDS encoding ATP-grasp domain-containing protein, whose protein sequence is MSIQLALATDADHPGVHPDDAHAVATLARLGVHATPCMWNDPAVDWTRHDAVLIRTVWDYFKHHAQFLHWLDRLDALAVPTINDSALLRWNSDKHYLAQLESLGVATIPTRFLAHAELRDALAAQAGRNVVVKPSVSGGAWRTVRGTAGDVAFDRAVAELPPGDYLLQPFVPAVVEQGEWSLLFFGGEFSHAVIKRPARGDYRVQHEHGGLTEAAEPEAATLAAARHALAACGELGLGEAVYARVDGVVADGRFLLMELELIEPSLFLAGRPDAAERFARAVAARLQARRAPRTPENA